acagattccctCCAACTAGCTATTTcggaaaaatgcaatcaataattaatatacaaataaatggttacatataTCAACCAGCAACgtagttggagtagcctaccaacataaataattgtaatacactaacattgttaactgtcatacatagctaaacaagcaaatgagaaattaaataccaacgcaactgaaatgtttattagactattaacaatattataaaaatgataCCTTAATGCACCCATTCTTtttctttggatcttttgaatgaatggatcaataaatggtGAATCGAAATGATCGCAAGAAGAGGGACGTGAGAGCTATTGTAGCTGTACCAGTCTCAATCCCCAATCCCTTTATCACTAAAACACTTTTAGTGATAAAAATCACCACAATGCCTaaaaccatcaacgtcattcatgttaagtcaaatgaaaaacctcagacacgagaagttaacggagcagtgcactaggccctctcggatgccataataataatttgtttaactacgactcctttcagctacccacccctccttcttcagcaaaaaaataacataaaacggctaataaaacgcttgagaaGGCGTTTTGCAAAGAGAAAACATGCATTTTTTTagtacatggtataaagataattatgagcctttgattgacagccagacattttttgcggagacacattcctgctccCCACTTGTAGTGAACgaggatatctacttctgggccccatGAATTGAGGGACCTGTCAACAGCCCGCTAAAAagactgcaataccaggcttggccgctgagcactgtcggattgcggaagtatgcactgttcctgggggcttgcaCGTCTTGTTTACCTTCCTAATTTCCGGATTTCCCTGGGGTCTCTGAAGTAAAACTAATTTGATCCTTTGTGGTGAGTCGGTCTCGTGCTCGGTATGACTCGGAGAGTGGTACATGTTCAACAACGTGGTTTATTCTAACAGAGATACAAGGTAAACGGGCttgcgttctggaggtggttcatgaagaaTCTCGCATTCTGGAGGTGTTTCATGAGGCAGCTCGcgaacacaggtaaacaaactGTTATTGGGAGTGGGCGTAAAGGtaaataggccacgcctacatgttcgaatttacccaggtaaacctttggtcTGTCTTGGCTTAAAAAGAAATGGCAAAGTGGCCATGTTAGTAGTCTTTAACTTATCATTAAAACCGTAtatgttgttgtccattgtgtAGTGAAGAAACCATACATAACTGGCTTGAAACATTTCATCAGAAGTAGCATAGACCAATATAATTTACAACATCTCCGCGGTAAACGTCACAACGCTTTGAAATGTGGGTAATTCCCTTCGGTAAAGTCTGCACTGATGCGGACTCACGGAAGGGGCTCGGTAAGGgtggactcaaaccctcacgCCCTTTGGAATTCGACATTGGGACGGACAGCCCTAAAGCCTTAATAATTTCGCGAGAACGCAGTGTAAAGTCTGTGCGTagatcagctcaccaacaagagccgGCTCTTTTGGCTCCCAAACCTTTTATAATTCAGCCACATGTAGCCCGTTATGACTTATGATTAGTATGTGTAGGCCAATAATCACCTCATTCAATGCATCCTTTATACTAAAGtattcaaaagtaaaaattatatttttctaaTATCAATAAATTGCTGTGGCCGAATGTTTtcattgcattaaaaaaaagaaaaaaaaaagaagggagaATTCCCCTACCGACGATGTGTGCATCCAGGTCTTCACGCTGCCCTCATGCGGTACAGAGGAGCAGAAGCCAGTGGAGCATTAAGTGGCGCCACCTACGGTCTGGTATATATCCAGTCATACGCCGTAGAAACAGTATTTCATGATGGACCTTTAGTATGCTTTTTAAAAAAGGACTGAAATACTGCCTCCCCAGACATGATGGCATACAGCTTAAAGTTGTGTGGCCATAAGTGGTCGTCAATCCATTCAATAAATGTTTATAAATAGATGGATGGCTTCATCCTGAACTTTCTCGTTATTTTTTCCATTCGACTTTGGATACTCATTTTTGTTGCTGTTCTCATAGCGCCTTCTGCTGGCGACCAGTTCCCATTCTGCACACATGTTCCTTTGGTATTAAAATCCCCTGTACAGAATCCAGAAATACCATTaattgttttatattatattatcaacTGACGGACAAGGATAGGCTGCTTGAGCTGTCGCGACTCGCAACCATCCCTCTTTTTCATCTTACAAATACCCATTAATAAGGCAATGAACCACttcgggactctctaaatcagtcatactcaagtagcggcccgcgggccttttgtggcccgcggggtgtctattaatggccctcgagctgttttgaaaagtttttttaattattaaaaaaaaaaaaaaaaaaaaaaaaaaaaaaaaaaacgtgctgggcgctcttattttgaaaccgcgcgccgcgatctcaatacgaggctgggggttgcaacgataaacagatagcactccagcccacagaccgctccagccctcccaaactcgaggcagacagtccatctcagcagcagtcaaggccgatttagggtcgttttagacgcagagacgtaagcacgtaatttacacaagggacttgttttagacaagttttgatttacggttcctttaaggttccttaaggattgcgcgtgttgcaaggggattctccgccagaacagtagggggagcaacgaacgaatctgtgggcgtggaagtggaaatcgctggcttgtttatatttataattatcataattcgttcttgtgttttcttcttctccttcttcaaaattcttcattcgcttctgtcacagccttttaaaaatggcgctattatgctgtaaaaccggaaatgtgactcctgaaaggatgtggttagctggccaatcacagtctttgcgagctgcgtagggccgtagtgtttcagtcgcatagtcaggaattttggccgacacacttaagcacgtaaggggggatattttaccgcgcaagggggggttatgtatcttacgtgcttacgcgttacgtctaaaacagagcatatatcggcctcagtcacacgtataccgaccggccccttgagtcactgaaaaaaaaattgtggcccctcatcatttctacttgagtacccctgctctaaatcgacgccacttcgacctgggcgggactttacgtcctacgccactcgctatgggtgtgtgcatgtgtgcgcgtagccgtcactcgcgatgggtgtgcatgtgtgagaaaggttttggcttttagtgtctatgggttggtaataacggttctgatgatttttctgatggaaaagtggtcttttatttccataatctttgttcagtgaacgcataaacccgtttgttagttagcagttaaacaaaatgcgatctctttgtttacagttaccaacgaccaactgatgattgggggttcgattccctagtgatgcaaggttttttctttcattttggactgcacacacatcgcgagtgacggatactcgcacaatgtacacacatcactgtctttacaatttctaggcaaccgaagtttaaagattgtcaagtggttaaatCTTGAATCgcaactcattaacgcggggataaggggttcgattctaatgaagctagcttttttctttcatattggactggatgtttgtatgccattttgcgtaacttgtaggcctagtttatgatgaagaaatgttactggggttaaggttagggtaaccttaagggtaagacacaaagtgtttttgcaacacaatatttcttacaataacaaagtcctaagttttgatgactccagtaggaaacttaaagagcccatgccattaaaatcacatttttcctattgtttgttaaataacataggtctgaataagtttgtgagctgtggtaagtttgaaatctatgcagtttgtctgctgaatgcaataggcaatgaaaggaaaaaggcagaagaaatctgccgatctggataaggtgacactgtgacgtagcgttgtcaaactattattcatggccctgcccacttggttggttcgtaaccacccacaagaattctgaaggagtcgtgattgagctagtgctaaatgctaatacgtgtacggtagttgcttagttcgtagtaacaggctagttacagaattttgaatgcaatggcagaacgacatcgaagtacatgaactgcgacatgctgcctgccgccggttgccgcgaggcaccaccgccgcgaagcaccaccgcccggcagcgggcagccgggcggtggtgcctcgcgccggcagcaggcagcaggcagcgcgcggttctgtctactacagattgatgtggaagtggaagaaccagagacgtcggagaacccgacgaagacctttgtgattcattatatcgtctgtgTTCCCCTTCGGGGTACATGGAGCTCCGGCCACGTTCCAGCGCATGATGGACCGTCTCCTGCGATCACACCAGGCCTACGCCGCCGCATacattgatgacatcatcatccatAGCGCCAGCTGGGACGTCCACCTGAGACACCTAAGAGCGGTCCTGGGGGAGCTGAGGAGGGCGGGTCTCACCGCCAACCCCGCCAAGTGCCGTCTGGGCTTGGAGGAGGCCTCATACCTGGGCTACAGAGTCGGACGCGGGAACGTTCGACCCCAGGAGGCCAAGGTGAAGACCATCCTGGATTggccccgccccacctccaAGAAGCAGGTCAAGTCCTTCCTCGGTCTGGTAGGGTACTATCAAAGGTTCATTCCCAGTTTCGCCACCCTGGCAAGCCCCCTACATGACCTGACCCGGAAGGCCCTGCCGGACCGCGTTACCTGGTCGGAGGCAGCAGAAGGAGCATTCAGTCTCCTCAAACGGGCCCTATGCTCCGAGCCAGTCCTACTAACGCCTGATTTTACTCTGCCCCTTATAGTCCACTCCGACGCCTCAGAGGTGGGCCTCGGAGCGGTCCTCTCGCAGGTCCGGGGCGCGGAGGAGCACCCAGTGACATACATTAGCAGGAAACTCCTCCCGAACGAAAGGAACTACTCCActgtggagaaggaggccctggccatcaagtGGGCCGTAGACAAGCTGCGGTACTACCTCTTGGGCCGGGAGTTCACCCTGGTGACGGACCATGCCCCGCTCAAGTGGATGGCCACCGCCAAGGATACAAACGCCAGGGTGACAAGGTGGATCCTGGCCCTACAGGACTACCGCTTCAAAGTGGACCACCGACCAGGGCGGGAGCACGCCAATGCTGATGCCCTGTCCCAGCGCGTGAGACACGACCCCAGCATCCCCAGTGGCTCACGGAGCCCAGACACTTTATTTTGTATCGTTTGCATTGACGGGTGATTCCCCTTTTTTCCGTTCTTTGGAACTAATAAACAGCAGCAGAGTTTGAGCAGCAGAGACTCTTGTTCCTTGAGCCGGgttaccactgtgtgtgtgtgtgtgtgtgtgtgtacattttgtaGATCCCACCTTCATACGTATTTCATTGGCATGGGGAACTTCGACTTCTATCTCTTCGATCACCAAAGGCTTGTTAGCCTCCCAGGCTGAAAAACGTACCTTTCCTACAGTTGTCATAGTTTGTCTTTTATAAAGATCAACTCAACAGTACCAGAGTAAAGTGTTGGAAGAGAGTTGACTGAGTATTTGCTGATTATGCCAGGGGTTTTGTTGAGCAAAGACTCAAAGTGGGAGGGATTTGAAGGCTTATCAAAGTGGGACTGgtcaaataaaagataaaaaagtACAAGATATTGTGTACTTTGAAAAATGTGCATTTATCGTCTTTATCGTCATTCACATTAAGCAAATGCTTTTATAAAAAGCCACaagcattcacacaccaacggcggagTCAACTATGCAAGTCGAGAGATAGCAATGAGGGGGGGTTCCACTTTTACCTCAGCACATAACCTTTGGTGGAATGATACATTTGAGAATAGAAGTTTCAATTGTATGAAGTAAAATAGCTAGGGTGCAGTGTTTTGTAACCAGATTTCTTTGGTGTCCACATCTGTTGAATTGTATTTCATAACTCTTTATAAAGTGAAGAGGAGTTGTTCAAATCTAATTGTATTTCTCAGAAAAAAgcaaataaatattgaattaaTGTCCAACATTAATATTTTTGACTTACAGCACCAGATATTTGATGTTTCGGTATCAGAACATTGCTGCGCAAACTTGTGATTCAGGCAAGAATTTCTTTGCTGGAGAAATGCATAATTTTTTAATATGTGGAAAAATGTATACCTGGTTAATtttatagtttattttattgatttcacattgtattattttcttcaaaatgtattttatgaCAACCAACATAGAAAAGTAGTTCTTCCAATTAGGTCCTCGATTGATTTGGTCCTGGATTTCACTCAAGACTCAAGACGGTGCGGATACTGTACGGAGAAACAGAAGTGAATAATATTTAGGGCTAGAACTAACCAGCCGCCAGGACAACTGGTTCAATTAGAGATAAACAGTTCATTTACTTACCATTTTCCGTGCTTCATAAGGTCAATGGAATCATTGACCGACTCCAGGGGCATTCTGTGGGTTATGAATTCATCCAGCTTCACCTTCTTATCCAGGTAGGCCTTTACCATCTTCGGTACACCATCTTTACCCTTGAAGCCTGATTGGAAAGATAACCCTACAAGCTGAAACCTTTCCAATATGTGTATGGTTTTATTCTTTATTGGATTTTGGGGTCCAATACATGTTTGGATCAACCTCAAGTAATAAAAACTTTAAATATGAGCTCAGATTGGAACTTTTCATACGACTCACCTCCGAACATGGAACCCTTCCATGTGCGTCCAGCTATGAGCTGGAGGGGTCTGGTAGCGACATCATGCAGGTCTGTCCAGCCGACCAGCACACTGACACCCCATCCCTTCAGGCAGGATTCCAGTGCATTCCTCTATAGGTGACATTACAAAAAAAGCACAATGTATAACAGTTATAGTGTCACAAcagattaattattaattaataatttgagATATATGTGTAGAATTGTGGATTTTGATTAGGCTGTGAGTATGGTTTGTTTCAATTCTGCTTTATATAAACTTCTTGTAAATATGTGTTTAAATTCAGCACACAGTCAAAATTACAATATGTGTTTTGTGTCCCTTTGAGTGTCACTTCAACTTATCTCACCATGACTCCAACATTCCCCACACATTCCAGAGAGAAATCCACGCCTCCATTGGTCATCTTTGACAGCACTTGGCTGATGGGCTCACTGTGGTCATTAGGGTTCACAAAGTCGGTCGCCCCAAACACCTTGGCCATCTCAAACTTGTCCGGGTTCAAGTCAACAGCGATGATCCTCTTGGCCCCAGCAGAGTGACAGCCCATCACAGCAGCCAGGCCGACCGCCCCAAGGCCGAAGACGGCACAAGTGGATCCTGGCTCTACCTGTGGAAAACACATATTTGATGTTTGCATATATAGACATATACAGAGAGATAGATAtcgtttgttattttcattcagAAAAAGGGTAGGCAATTATTagttctttgttgttttttttcatatattgCCTATTTGAAAGTAAGAAAATCCCAAATAACCTGTGGGTCCCATAAACGTAATTTCTTTAAGGTATTCGTGGAATCATCTGTTTAAACGAGAACCAGTTGTTTGGATACCTTAGCAGTGTTGACAGCAGCTCCAAATCcagtacacacaccacagccaAGAAGACAGACGGTATCAAGCGGTGCTGAAGGGTCTATCTTGGCCACAGCTATCTGGTTGACCACAGTGTACTGGGAGAAGGTACTGGTCCCCGTGAACTGCAAAACTTTTCGACCTTTACAGGTGAACCTGGTCTCTTTAGGTGACATTACATCAGGACTCTCATTGGCCCTACAATAGGAAAGTAATTTAGAGTCAGAACAGTCGTTGACAAAATCATTTCATAGTACTGGCAGGCCGGCATCGAGCCAAGTAAGCTACTAGAAAAAAACAGGCTTCCATTGGTTTTCCATTGCTTACAATGTTTTTGACAAAGGGCAGAGGTTAAAGCCATAGAAATAAACCAATTCAGTTTTCAGGGAATAATTTAATATAAACATTGACAGCATTCTCCAGATAAAGTGGAAAAGGAGAGACTATGAGTAGTTTGTCAGCATGCTTACCATCCCTTCACACATTGGTTGGTTTTCGGACTTTGGCAAAAACGGCATTCCCCGCAttgggagatgaagagaggtaTCACCTTTTCTCCTAACATGTAGATAACTAAGTTTATTAACCAGACAGAGTCCCTATCTTTCCAGTTTGTTTACTTCAATGCCCTTTTAAACACTGCTCTTTAGTCCACTTATTGTGTGAGGGGA
The nucleotide sequence above comes from Gadus chalcogrammus isolate NIFS_2021 chromosome 4, NIFS_Gcha_1.0, whole genome shotgun sequence. Encoded proteins:
- the LOC130380808 gene encoding alcohol dehydrogenase 1-like gives rise to the protein MATVGKVIKCKAAVAWEANKPLVIEEIEVDVPHANEIRIKIIATGVCHTDLYHLFEGKHKDGFPVVLGHEGAGIVESVGPGVTEFQPGEKVIPLFISQCGECRFCQSPKTNQCVKGWANESPDVMSPKETRFTCKGRKVLQFTGTSTFSQYTVVNQIAVAKIDPSAPLDTVCLLGCGVCTGFGAAVNTAKVEPGSTCAVFGLGAVGLAAVMGCHSAGAKRIIAVDLNPDKFEMAKVFGATDFVNPNDHSEPISQVLSKMTNGGVDFSLECVGNVGVMRNALESCLKGWGVSVLVGWTDLHDVATRPLQLIAGRTWKGSMFGGFKGKDGVPKMVKAYLDKKVKLDEFITHRMPLESVNDSIDLMKHGKCIRTVLSLE